One window from the genome of Methyloradius palustris encodes:
- a CDS encoding type IV pilus assembly protein FimV produces the protein MISLYIFAKKLGKQLHIVLFMCLLIPAITDAAGLGKLKVKSYLGETLDADIELVETSADELPSLTARIANNDEYVAAGLQDSVVPTGIKINAVQRADGVRILHLTSTRPINEPFLELLISVNSETLHLVRQYTMLLDPPNSKLGDDGNPLPTSTNQPAVASRTYEMINPSGASNVIAPSAAQPAASAKARKRAAREESGGSDTSGSNKATEGSQVTEQLAEKPVKAKRHVQPIQPEPVETKSVVVASGDAQTYLTQKGDIFGKVAQQYQPAGISLKHVMAALYKANPDAFLDGDINQLKAGQVLRIPDISGTQLTRADTDAHSNEVKPTAKNTSNISTKPADANAGYVLKISPGDANPKSDEQDNNQARINQSAPNAQSAISVAQPPVAAVPVESAISEVPPPADPLTPPPALSVATPQVPVPAIAPVITPPSFTQNLFSNLQWIFIGMLIPVSIFLLVFLLNKRRQAKMRRLQEGVFGSIQASKSTLENADTIFGQEVTSTDEDAVNTQHESLPQAVHPHDQTIIDIDEIDPLVEAEIYISYGRDEQAESILTHALESTPERHELSYRLLVIYAGRHDLASFERYAKAVKEAAERGAEEDVVIWGKVAILGSQLDSENPLYDIEHMHSDAPDAEPALPASNVVVQPDISADEDTDPFSEASIATAETLEFPPLEMNTPPAKRFQQLAPTDQLPTIEQHIEAKDHLLEFTLPEPELVVVKKSGKTSTKK, from the coding sequence ATGATCTCGCTCTACATTTTTGCCAAAAAGTTGGGTAAACAACTACATATCGTATTGTTTATGTGTTTGCTCATTCCTGCCATCACAGATGCTGCAGGCTTAGGTAAGTTAAAAGTGAAGTCTTATCTGGGTGAAACGCTGGATGCCGACATCGAACTAGTCGAGACAAGTGCAGATGAGCTACCTTCGTTAACAGCACGCATCGCTAATAATGATGAATATGTAGCGGCCGGATTGCAAGACAGTGTTGTTCCCACAGGTATTAAAATCAACGCAGTACAGCGTGCAGATGGTGTGAGGATTCTGCATTTAACCAGCACACGCCCAATCAATGAGCCATTTCTTGAGCTCTTAATCAGTGTTAACTCTGAAACTTTGCACTTGGTCAGGCAATACACCATGTTGCTTGATCCGCCTAACAGCAAGCTAGGTGACGATGGTAATCCATTACCAACCAGCACCAATCAACCAGCTGTTGCATCGCGTACTTACGAGATGATTAATCCATCTGGTGCGTCGAATGTTATAGCCCCATCTGCTGCCCAGCCAGCAGCATCAGCTAAAGCCAGAAAAAGAGCTGCCCGTGAGGAGTCTGGTGGTTCAGATACTAGCGGTTCAAATAAGGCTACAGAAGGCTCGCAAGTTACAGAGCAGCTCGCAGAAAAACCAGTAAAAGCCAAGCGCCATGTGCAGCCCATTCAGCCAGAGCCAGTAGAAACCAAGTCAGTAGTAGTCGCGTCGGGTGATGCCCAGACTTACCTGACACAAAAAGGCGATATTTTCGGTAAAGTCGCTCAGCAATACCAGCCTGCAGGTATCAGCCTTAAACACGTCATGGCCGCTTTATATAAAGCGAATCCTGATGCGTTCCTAGATGGTGATATTAACCAGCTTAAAGCGGGGCAAGTGCTGCGTATTCCCGATATTTCGGGCACACAGTTAACCCGTGCGGATACTGATGCGCATAGTAATGAAGTGAAGCCAACAGCAAAAAATACCTCAAATATTTCAACTAAACCAGCAGATGCTAATGCTGGTTATGTGCTCAAAATATCGCCAGGTGATGCAAACCCAAAAAGCGATGAGCAGGATAACAATCAGGCGCGTATCAACCAGTCCGCCCCAAATGCACAAAGCGCCATCTCGGTTGCACAGCCTCCAGTTGCGGCGGTTCCTGTAGAGTCTGCTATTAGTGAAGTGCCTCCACCAGCAGACCCCTTAACACCTCCGCCTGCGCTATCTGTCGCGACGCCACAAGTTCCAGTGCCAGCTATTGCACCCGTCATCACACCACCATCGTTTACCCAAAATTTGTTCAGCAATTTGCAGTGGATATTCATCGGCATGTTGATTCCAGTGAGCATCTTTCTGTTGGTGTTTTTATTGAATAAGCGCCGCCAAGCTAAAATGCGGCGCTTACAAGAGGGTGTATTTGGCAGTATTCAAGCCTCAAAATCCACGCTAGAAAATGCAGATACGATATTCGGCCAAGAAGTCACTTCTACTGATGAAGATGCCGTCAATACTCAGCATGAGTCGCTCCCACAAGCTGTGCATCCGCATGATCAAACCATCATTGATATTGATGAGATCGACCCATTAGTCGAGGCAGAAATCTATATTTCTTACGGCCGTGACGAGCAAGCCGAAAGCATATTGACCCATGCTTTGGAAAGCACGCCAGAGCGCCATGAGCTCTCATATCGATTATTGGTGATCTATGCTGGCCGACACGATCTTGCCTCGTTTGAGCGCTACGCAAAAGCGGTTAAAGAGGCCGCTGAGCGCGGCGCTGAAGAAGATGTAGTGATTTGGGGCAAGGTAGCTATTCTTGGCTCACAACTTGATTCAGAAAATCCACTTTACGATATTGAACACATGCATTCAGACGCGCCAGATGCCGAGCCAGCATTGCCAGCTAGCAATGTAGTAGTACAGCCTGATATCAGTGCTGACGAAGATACAGACCCATTTTCTGAGGCATCCATAGCCACGGCAGAAACGTTGGAGTTCCCACCATTAGAAATGAATACGCCGCCAGCCAAGCGGTTCCAACAACTGGCACCCACAGATCAATTGCCAACGATCGAGCAACATATTGAAGCTAAAGACCATCTTCTGGAGTTTACGCTGCCAGAGCCTGAACTGGTCGTTGTTAAAAAGTCTGGCAAAACCAGCACAAAAAAATAG
- the corA gene encoding magnesium/cobalt transporter CorA: protein MKKSKKHKIGMAPGSLVYMGDITTEKPTLSLIDYCEDHLHEKMIEIADLADIKPDEKNKIWLNLSGIQDPNFISEIGKQFNLHPLVLEDILNTDQRPKVESYGDYLYIVLRNFEFKRSGNLSSRQVSLILGKHFVLTFQEQVTECFEPVCERLRNGRIHIRQAGTDYLAYALIDVIVDQYFSIIEDIGIHCETLEEKLLRKPSPTLLQKIQVLKRESMELRRGVWPTREVINNLIRNDEGFFEASTVLYLRDIYDHAVHVIESLEAVRDLLAGMLDIYLSTISNQLNKEVRALTVVTMMFMPATLISGIFGMNFDKMPLLKDTFGFWIAIGIMALIAIVMGLHFFRMQWLSRRGI from the coding sequence ATGAAAAAAAGTAAAAAACATAAAATCGGCATGGCTCCAGGCTCACTCGTTTACATGGGCGATATCACTACGGAAAAACCGACATTGAGCCTGATTGATTACTGCGAAGACCATCTGCACGAAAAAATGATAGAAATTGCTGACCTCGCCGACATCAAACCAGATGAAAAAAATAAAATCTGGCTGAATTTATCAGGCATTCAGGATCCCAACTTTATTAGTGAAATAGGCAAACAGTTCAATCTGCACCCTTTGGTACTTGAAGACATTTTAAATACTGACCAGCGACCAAAAGTAGAGAGTTATGGTGATTACTTATACATCGTGCTGCGCAATTTTGAGTTTAAACGCTCTGGCAATTTGTCTTCCAGGCAAGTGAGCTTGATATTGGGCAAACATTTTGTGCTGACATTTCAAGAGCAAGTGACAGAGTGCTTTGAACCTGTATGTGAGCGTCTGCGCAATGGCCGAATCCATATTCGGCAGGCAGGAACGGATTATCTGGCCTATGCGCTGATTGACGTGATCGTGGATCAGTATTTCAGTATCATTGAAGATATTGGCATCCATTGCGAAACGCTTGAAGAGAAGCTACTACGCAAACCATCCCCTACTCTGCTACAAAAAATACAGGTACTGAAGCGTGAAAGCATGGAGCTGAGGCGTGGCGTGTGGCCTACACGTGAAGTCATCAACAATCTGATTCGTAATGATGAAGGCTTTTTTGAGGCCAGCACCGTACTTTATCTGCGCGACATATATGACCATGCCGTGCATGTGATTGAATCGCTAGAGGCCGTGCGTGACCTATTGGCGGGCATGCTCGATATCTACCTCTCAACCATTAGCAATCAGTTGAACAAAGAAGTGCGCGCGCTGACGGTAGTGACCATGATGTTCATGCCAGCCACGCTGATTTCAGGCATATTTGGCATGAATTTCGACAAAATGCCATTGCTTAAAGATACCTTTGGTTTTTGGATTGCAATCGGCATCATGGCCTTGATTGCTATTGTTATGGGCTTACATTTTTTCCGTATGCAGTGGCTAAGCCGTCGTGGTATCTAA
- the msrA gene encoding peptide-methionine (S)-S-oxide reductase MsrA: MSEKVAIFAGGCFWCTEPVFTQLIGVKSVASGYIGGHTLNPTYKEICNGDTGHAEGIKITFDDEKISFEELLEIFFLAHDPTTPNRQGNDIGTQYRSAVFCQDEEQREITKTVIARVDAEHLWPRPIVTQINGAETFYPAEDYHQYYFAKNPNQPYCLAVAAPKVAKIRAKYAEKIKPA; the protein is encoded by the coding sequence ATGAGTGAAAAAGTCGCAATATTTGCAGGCGGTTGTTTCTGGTGTACCGAGCCTGTATTTACACAATTAATAGGCGTTAAGAGTGTAGCCTCTGGCTATATCGGCGGCCATACTTTAAACCCTACTTACAAAGAGATATGTAATGGTGATACCGGCCATGCGGAGGGCATCAAGATTACGTTTGATGATGAAAAAATATCATTTGAAGAATTACTCGAGATATTTTTCCTGGCACATGACCCAACAACCCCTAATCGGCAAGGGAACGATATTGGCACACAATATCGCTCAGCCGTTTTTTGTCAGGATGAAGAGCAACGCGAAATCACCAAAACGGTGATTGCTCGCGTTGATGCAGAACATCTATGGCCGAGGCCTATTGTCACGCAAATTAATGGTGCGGAGACTTTTTATCCAGCAGAGGATTATCACCAGTATTATTTTGCCAAGAATCCTAACCAACCCTATTGCCTGGCAGTGGCGGCGCCCAAGGTGGCCAAGATACGTGCAAAATATGCTGAAAAGATTAAGCCTGCCTGA
- a CDS encoding DNA polymerase Y family protein, producing the protein MQLGALYVDFNSYFASVEQQEVPQLRGKPVGVLPVMAETTCCIAASYEAKKYGVKTGTKVHEARKLCPEMIFVQARPELYVRYHHKLIDIVESCTHVEKVLSIDEMVCKLTGSQQIYENALALAQKIKSALRQQAGEYIRSSIGIAPNTFLAKLASNMQKPDGCVVLQAHDLPEKLYQLPIRALSGIGSKMEQRLQDFKIDSMQALYSANRQQLRAAWGSIEGEVMYEKLRGFEPTERKNPRRSLGHSHVLPPDLRNPEASIAVLHRLLQKACMRLRSYQLQATTVQVHIRFINRESWANESAIAPTDDTLILTQALEQIWKTYPANRFIPLKIGVVLSGLVEEGVRALDLFSPQFHAPQLPAKSKSSLNKALDKLNMRYGKNTVYFGGAHNAIGDAPMRIAFNHIPDLAIEDDGVGTRKQ; encoded by the coding sequence ATGCAGCTAGGCGCTTTATACGTTGATTTTAATTCTTACTTTGCTTCGGTAGAGCAGCAGGAAGTACCACAGTTACGTGGCAAACCAGTTGGGGTTTTACCAGTGATGGCTGAAACCACTTGCTGTATCGCAGCGAGTTATGAAGCCAAAAAGTATGGCGTAAAAACAGGCACTAAAGTGCATGAAGCCCGCAAACTTTGCCCCGAGATGATATTTGTGCAAGCTCGGCCGGAGCTATATGTAAGGTATCACCATAAGCTGATTGATATCGTTGAATCGTGCACACATGTTGAAAAAGTTTTATCCATTGATGAAATGGTGTGCAAACTTACAGGCAGCCAGCAGATATATGAGAATGCCCTAGCGTTAGCGCAGAAAATAAAATCTGCATTGCGACAGCAAGCAGGGGAATATATTCGTAGCTCCATCGGCATTGCGCCCAATACATTCTTGGCCAAACTAGCCTCTAATATGCAAAAGCCTGATGGATGTGTCGTTTTACAAGCGCATGATCTGCCAGAGAAGCTTTACCAGCTACCGATACGTGCTTTAAGCGGTATAGGCAGCAAGATGGAGCAAAGACTACAGGATTTTAAGATTGATTCCATGCAGGCATTATATTCAGCGAATCGCCAACAACTACGCGCAGCCTGGGGCAGTATTGAGGGTGAGGTGATGTATGAAAAGTTGCGTGGATTCGAACCAACTGAACGTAAAAATCCTAGGCGTAGCTTAGGGCACTCTCATGTATTGCCTCCTGACTTGCGCAACCCAGAAGCATCAATTGCCGTACTCCACCGCTTATTACAAAAGGCATGCATGCGCCTCAGAAGTTATCAGCTGCAAGCAACCACTGTTCAAGTGCATATTAGATTTATCAATCGTGAAAGCTGGGCTAACGAAAGTGCGATTGCACCTACAGACGACACATTAATACTCACACAGGCGCTAGAACAGATATGGAAGACCTACCCTGCCAATAGATTTATCCCACTTAAAATCGGTGTTGTACTTAGCGGATTGGTAGAAGAAGGCGTTCGTGCGCTAGATTTGTTTTCACCACAATTTCACGCTCCGCAATTGCCTGCAAAATCAAAATCGTCACTAAATAAAGCATTAGACAAGCTCAATATGCGCTACGGCAAAAATACGGTATATTTTGGTGGTGCCCACAATGCTATTGGTGATGCTCCTATGCGTATTGCTTTCAATCATATCCCTGACCTTGCCATTGAAGATGATGGTGTAGGGACACGTAAACAATGA
- a CDS encoding ParA family protein, translated as MTRIAVFNQKGGVGKTSTVLNLAAALNISDSPPLVIDMDPQAHLTNMHAQAPQSPNQSLFSFYQDNKPLYQLEIDWSHLGRLIPSHRELIKVDSIFGKGPAVLNKLKLGLEASDKQWSPRITLIDCCPYLGVLSLSAIFAADLLIIPIASDFLSLQGAQKVEQTLKALEPVLKKRVNRRYLMTCYDRRRKMTFDVHEQAKVSFGNDVCETVISENVAVAESPQYKLDVFRYSAYSTGAQDYKDLLNELINQELLDIRLSISS; from the coding sequence ATGACAAGAATCGCCGTATTCAATCAAAAAGGCGGGGTAGGCAAAACTTCTACTGTACTTAATTTAGCAGCGGCTCTGAACATCAGTGACAGCCCTCCCTTAGTCATTGACATGGATCCTCAAGCGCATCTCACCAATATGCATGCGCAAGCACCACAGAGCCCAAATCAAAGCCTGTTCTCGTTCTATCAAGATAATAAACCCCTGTACCAGCTTGAAATAGACTGGAGTCATTTGGGTCGACTGATCCCATCTCACCGTGAACTCATCAAGGTGGACTCTATATTTGGCAAGGGCCCAGCGGTTCTGAATAAGCTTAAACTAGGTCTTGAAGCATCTGATAAGCAATGGTCACCACGTATTACCTTGATTGATTGTTGCCCTTACCTTGGCGTGCTTTCACTTAGTGCTATCTTTGCTGCAGACCTGCTGATCATCCCTATCGCTTCAGACTTCCTGTCACTACAAGGCGCGCAAAAAGTTGAGCAAACATTGAAAGCTTTAGAGCCTGTCCTAAAGAAACGGGTAAACAGGCGATATTTGATGACTTGCTACGATAGAAGACGAAAAATGACATTTGATGTGCATGAACAAGCCAAAGTCAGCTTTGGTAATGACGTGTGTGAAACTGTGATTTCAGAAAATGTGGCTGTTGCAGAGAGCCCGCAATACAAGCTAGATGTGTTTCGTTACAGCGCCTATAGCACTGGCGCGCAAGACTACAAGGATTTACTGAATGAACTCATCAATCAAGAATTGTTGGATATCAGACTAAGTATATCTTCGTAG